The Etheostoma cragini isolate CJK2018 chromosome 5, CSU_Ecrag_1.0, whole genome shotgun sequence genome contains a region encoding:
- the sgsm1a gene encoding small G protein signaling modulator 1 isoform X1 — protein sequence MATNMAEAETRQRLLRTVKKEVKQIMEEAVTRKFVHEDSSHIVSFCAAVEACVLHGLKRRAAGFLRSNKIAALFMKVGKSFAPAEELCKKAQELEQIIETKRSQSLQSQDSLRKMPRLPSLTQQGVRNLWIRTALFDKVLDKIVLYLVENSSKYYEKEAVLMDPVDGPILASLLVGPCALEYTKMKTADHFWTDPSADELVQRHRIHGGHCRQDSPTKRPALCIQKRHSSSSMDERPSPSPSAREYVESLHQNSRVTLLFGKNNVLVQPRDDMEAIPGYLSLHQNADLMTLKWTPNQLMNGSVGDLDYERSVYWDYAMTIPLGEIVYLHCHQQVDSGGTVVLVSQDGIQRPPLRFPRGGHLLQFLSCLENGLLPHGLLDPPLWSQRGKGKVFPKLRNRVPQTSGSSDSVSDKEEDEATDYVFRILFPNSQSEFGEIPSREANGYEQCPQASPDCYIKKKCYSLLFVTVTVTHPPHLTSSLSLQLGGQAPSKTGTLVVPKRFCSCPGESLSHTGSSLSPPDLMDQGATMWHPTLRKSSCSSCSPGSFSDGATPKGCNHERAPLKLLCDNMKNQIISRAFYGWLAYCRHLSTVRTHLSALVNHAIVAPDVPRDAFKGLTKDVWQTFLQDCTAYEEKELLRLVYFGGVDSSLRKEVWPFLLGHYQFGMSEADRKEVDEQVRVCYQQTMREWLGCEEIVRQREKEQHAAALAKCSSGASMDSSSHKMIHHNSTVSNESQSSQSSDRQSLARLQSDSSSSTQFFTSPHPFPWSSLLPFGLFFQVFESVEEVDQIENEPKSEEAKPVPKIPNGALQNETSSPDSGHPSSRNFSVTSGLSDVSLPEDSATHDTIPRSAAVPQEPQSPVKVAEVESEGLTGEMDSQVKGKVKNKEGEEEEEEEKAPDVTKTPENTNTDGLVTANKDIGLQPKTQEAVEDSGAIKTEWPKFVDKDALGDIKGIEPLESGVIEKQVPDKDTMMVLAAAAESTGELVKQSLKKEVEVSIEETSMFKKTEPNVEKTKEMNESKTSKPQEVLLAERRENISVDPVALKVEKNLVFSVRPSSQTDEAQVLTESDESPSAIEMEDIPKAKVSIMPWSGKGRCEASSFSEDSPPHIELRPGDEQGQPSPEDTESILCEEPEMESLYPNFDSLVRSDDIKNAATSEESAGSTFSQELLDLYTLNLHRIEKDVQRCDRNYPYFTPANLEKLRNIMCSYIWRHLDIGYVQGMCDLLAPLLVILDDEAMAFSCFTELMKRMNQNFPHGGAMDTHFANMRSLIQILDSELFELMHQNGDYTHFYFCYRWFLLDFKRELVYDDVFAVWETIWAAKYVSSSHFVLFIALALVEIYRDIILENNMDFTDIIKFFNEMAEHHNIKKILTMARDLVCKVQILIENK from the exons GTGAAGCAGATTATGGAGGAAGCCGTCACCAGGAAATTTGTTCATGAAGACAGCAGCCATATTGTGTCCTTTTGTG CTGCAGTGGAGGCATGTGTTCTGCATGGGCTGAAACGGCGAGCAGCAGGCTTTCTGCGTAGCAACAAGATAGCTGCACTCTTCATGAAAGTGGGGAAGAGCTTCGCCCCAGCTGAGGAGCTGTGTAAGAAGGCCCAGGAGCTCGAGCAGATCATCGAAACAAA ACGAAGTCAAAGCTTGCAAAGTCAAGACAGCCTTCGCAAGATGCCCCGACTGCCCAGCCTCACCCAACAGGGAGTCAGGAACCTGTGGATCCGGACGGCTCTATTTGACAAGGTGCTGGACAAGATTGTTCTCTACCTGGTGGAGAACAGCAG TAAATACTACGAGAAAGAGGCTGTTCTAATGGACCCTGTGGACGGACCTATCCTTGCTTCTTTGTTAG TTGGACCTTGTGCTTTGGAGTACACTAAGATGAAGACAGCAGACCACTTCTGGACAGACCCGTCTGCTGATGAGTTAGTGCAAAGACATCGCATCCATGGGGGCCACTGCAGACAGGATTCTCCCACTAAGAGGCctgcactgtgt ATCCAGAAGCGGCactccagcagcagcatggaTGAACGCCCTTCCCCCTCGCCATCAGCTCGTGAATATGTGGAGTCGCTGCATCAAAACAGCAGGGTGACCCTACTGTTTGGCAAAAACAATGTGCTTGTACAACCG AGGGACGACATGGAGGCTATCCCAGGTTACCTGTCTCTGCACCAGAATGCTGATCTCATGACCCTGAAGTGGACACCAAACCAACTCATGAATGGCTCTGTTGGAGACTTGGACTACGAACGCAG CGTATACTGGGACTATGCCATGACGATCCCTCTAGGGGAAATTGTTTACTTGCACTGTCATCAACAAG TTGACAGTGGGGGGACAGTGGTGCTGGTCAGTCAGGATGGGATCCAAAGACCTCCACTGCGCTTCCCCAGAGGAGGCCACTTGCTCCAGTTCCTCTCCTGCCTGGAGAACGGCCTGCTTCCCCACGGCCTGCTGGACCCTCCACTCTGGTCCCAGAGGGGAAAG GGGAAGGTGTTCCCCAAGCTGCGGAACAGGGTTCCTCAGACATCTGGATCCTCAGACTCGGTCTCAGATAAGGAGGAGGACGAGGCCACAGACTATGTCTTCCGCATCCTCTTTCCAAACAGCCAGTCAGAGTTTGGTGAGATTCCCTCTAGAGAAGCAAATGGATATGAGCAGTGCCCACAGGCCTCTCCAGattgttacattaaaaaaaaatgttactcgTTGTTGTTTGTTACAGTGACTGTAACCCATCCTCCCCATCTGACTTCCTCTCTGTCCCTTCAACTGGGCGGACAAGCCCCCTCGAAAACAGGGACCCTGGTTGTACCCAAGAGGTTCTGCAGCTGTCCTGGCGAATCCCTCTCACACACAGGAAGCAGCT TGAGTCCTCCAGACTTGATGGATCAGGGAGCTACAATGTGGCATCCCACTCTAAGGAAGTCCTCGTGTTCCTCTTGTTCTCCGGGGAGCTTCTCTGATGGGGCGACGCCCAAGGGGTGCAACCATGAGAG GGCTCCACTGAAGCTGCTCTGCGACAACATGAAGAATCAGATCATCTCTCGGGCTTTTTATGGCT GGTTAGCATACTGCCGTCACTTGTCTACTGTGCGTACACACCTGTCTGCTCTCGTCAATCACGCCATTGTGGCGCCCGACGTGCCTCGTGATGCCTTCAAAGGACTCACCAAAGACGTGTGGCAGACATTCCTCCAGGACTGCACA GCATACGAGGAGAAGGAGCTGCTTCGTCTGGTCTACTTCGGTGGTGTGGACAGCTCGCTGCGTAAAGAGGTGTGGCCTTTCCTGCTGGGCCATTACCAGTTTGGAATGTCAGAAGCTGACAGAAAAGAG GTGGACGAACAAGTCCGAGTGTGCTACCAACAGACCATGCGTGAGTGGCTCGGCTGCGAGGAGATTGTCCGTCAGCGGGAGAAGGAGCAGCATGCTGCAGCATTGGCAAAGTGTTCCTCTGGAGCAAGCATGGACAGCTCCAGTCACAAGATGATCCACCACAACTCCACTGTCAGCAATGAG TCCCAGTCCTCCCAAAGCTCAGACAGGCAGAGTCTGGCTCGCCTGCAGAGTGactccagcagcagcacacag TTCTTCACATCCCCCCATCCCTTCCCCTGGAGTAGCCTGCTTCCCTTTGGCTTGTTCTTTCAGGTGTTTGAGTCCGTAGAGGAGGTTGACCAAATCGAGAACGAGCCCAAGAGCGAAGAGGCCAAACCAGTGCCAAAGATACCCAATGGAGCTCTGCAGAATGAGACAAGCTCTCCTGACTCCGGACATCCTTCCTCCCGTAACTTCTCAGTCACCTCCGGCCTGTCAGACGTATCACTCCCAGAGGACAGCGCTACACATGATACAATCCCGAGATCTGCAGCTGTCCCTCAGGAGCCACAGAGCCCAGTTAAAGTTGCAGAGGTAGAGAGTGAAGGTCTGACAGGGGAGATGGACAGCCAGGTGAAAGGTAAAGTTAAGAAtaaggagggagaggaggaagaggaagaggagaaagcgCCTGATGTGACCAAAACTCCAGAAAATACCAACACTGACGGGCTGGTAACGGCCAACAAAGACATAGGTCTGCAACCCAAAACACAAGAAGCAGTTGAGGATTCTGGAGCCATTAAAACAGAGTGGCCCAAATTTGTAGATAAAGATGCACTGGGAGACATTAAAGGAATAGAACCTTTAGAGTCAGGGGTGATAGAAAAGCAAGTGCCCGACAAGGATACTATGATGGTATTAGCAGCTGCTGCAGAATCAACAGGAGAACTTGTCAAGCAAAGTCttaaaaaagaagtagaagTGAGTATTGAGGAAACATCAATGTTTAAGAAAACTGAACCAAATGTGgaaaagacaaaggaaatgaACGAATCAAAGACAAGTAAACCACAAGAAGTTTTATTggcagaaaggagagaaaatatATCAGTTGATCCCGTGGCTctcaaagttgaaaaaaaccTGGTTTTCTCAGTTAGACCCTCGTCTCAGACAGATGAGGCCCAGGTCCTGACTGAATCTGATGAGTCCCCCTCAGCCATAGAGATGGAGGACATCCCCAAAGCCAAAGTTTCCATAATGCCTTGGAGCGGGAAGGGACGTTGTGAAGCATCGTCTTTCTCTGAGGACTCCCCTCCCCACATAGAGCTCAGGCCGGGGGACGAGCAGGGACAGCCCTCTCCGGAGGACACAGAGTCCATCCTGTGTGAGGAGCCAGAGATGGAGAGTCTTTACCCTAACTTTGACTCTCTGGTCAGGTCCGACGACATTAAGAATGCAGCAACCTCTGAAGAATCAGCTGGGAGTACCTTCTCT CAAGAGCTTTTGGACTTATACACATTAAATCTGCATCGCATTGAAAAGGATGTCCAGCGCTGTGACCGGAACTATCCGTACTTCACTCCTGCCAACCTGGAGAAACTGCGCAACATCATGTGCAG CTACATCTGGAGGCACCTTGACATCGGGTACGTGCAGGGCATGTGTGATCTTCTGGCTCCCCTTCTAGTCATTCTGGATGATG AGGCCATGGCCTTCAGCTGTTTCACTGAGCTCATGAAGAGAATGAATCAAAACTTTCCACACGGAGGAGCTATGGATACACACTTTGCCAACATGCGCTCTCTAATCCAG ATCCTGGATTCTGAGCTGTTTGAGCTCATGCACCAGAACGGAGACTACACCCACTTCTATTTCTGCTACCGCTGGTTTCTCCTAGACTTCAAGCGAG AGCTGGTGTATGATGACGTGTTCGCAGTGTGGGAAACGATCTGGGCAGCCAAGTATGTCTCTTCTAGTCACTTTGTCCTCTTCATTGCCCTGGCACTGGTGGAGATCTACAGGGATATAATCCTGGAGAACAACATGGACTTCACTGACATCATTAAGTTCttcaatg aAATGGCTGAACACCACAACATAAAGAAGATTTTGACCATGGCCAGAGATCTGGTGTGCAAGGTGCAGATCCTGATAGAGAACAAGTGA